The genomic interval TTGCTGGACGAAGGCGTCATCCGGGCCGGAGACACGCTCGGCCACGCGCCACAGCCGCATCTCGTCCATCCAGTCCCGGTTGCGCAGGTGTGTGGCCGTGGCGAAGGCGAGGAGCACCCCGCATGAGACGGCCAAGGCCTGCTTGGGACGGGCTCGCACGGCGTGCTCGATGGGGGCGGTGAACGCCACCGCGAGCATGGCCATGGGGACGTAGAGGAAGCGGTCGGAGGCGAGCGTATGGATTCCGAGGGGAATCAGATGCAGGACCAGCGTCAGCGCGACGGCGCCGGCCGCGAGCGCGGCTTGAGACAAGGGTGACAGGCGGCCACCCCGCCGCCACGCCAGGATGATTCCCGCGGCGAGGACCCCCGCGCCGAGCAGGACCCACGGGAGGGGGGCTTCTCCCACGACGCCCATCTGGAGCCGGGGCCGCAGTGCGTCCACGAGCATCACCGCGTAGTGGCCCATCGCCGCGAGCGCGGTGAGCGCGCGCTCGGCCAGGGACAGGCCCGTGCTCGCGCCTCCATCCAGCTCTCGCACGTCCGCGCGCAGGGCGTTCAGCCGGAGCACGCCATAGGCCACGAGCGCCACCGCCATGGGCAACAGGTTGCGTGCGGCCTGACTCCAACCGCGCTCCCGGGCACGCACGGCGCGCAGCTCCAGGACCGTGAATCCGACGAGCCCTGCCACCGCGACCTCCTTGCAGAGGAGGCCCAAGAGCAGGAGTGCTCCCGACAGCCAGCGACGGGAGGACTGGCTCGGGCGGTACACGAGCAACGAGGCCAGCATGAAGAGCGCGGCGAGGACATCGGTGCGGCCGGAGATCCACGCCACCGACTCGGTCAGCCGGGGAAAGACTCCGAAGGCCGCCGCGCCCACGGCCGCGCCCCAGGGGGAGGCACCCGCGCGACGGCACAGCAGGAACACCCAGGCCACGACGACGAGGTGGAACAGCAGGTTCGTCAGGTGGAAGCCCTCGGCGGCGCCGCCCCAGAGCGCGTACTCCACCGCGTATCCCAGCGTCACGAGCGGCCGGTAGTAGCCGCGCGAGACGCTCAGCGAGTCGCTCCAGAACATGCGCGTGAAGTAGTCCGGCAGCGGCGCCAGCTCGCGCACCAGCGACTGCTCCTCGATGAGCGAGTGGTCGTCCCAGACGAACGTGCCGCGCACTGCGTTGGCGTAGGCGAGCGCCACGAGGAGCAGCGGCAGCCATTTCGCCCGGCGCATCAGTCGG from Myxococcus stipitatus carries:
- a CDS encoding tetratricopeptide repeat protein — encoded protein: MSNPPPPDSDDARARLMRRAKWLPLLLVALAYANAVRGTFVWDDHSLIEEQSLVRELAPLPDYFTRMFWSDSLSVSRGYYRPLVTLGYAVEYALWGGAAEGFHLTNLLFHLVVVAWVFLLCRRAGASPWGAAVGAAAFGVFPRLTESVAWISGRTDVLAALFMLASLLVYRPSQSSRRWLSGALLLLGLLCKEVAVAGLVGFTVLELRAVRARERGWSQAARNLLPMAVALVAYGVLRLNALRADVRELDGGASTGLSLAERALTALAAMGHYAVMLVDALRPRLQMGVVGEAPLPWVLLGAGVLAAGIILAWRRGGRLSPLSQAALAAGAVALTLVLHLIPLGIHTLASDRFLYVPMAMLAVAFTAPIEHAVRARPKQALAVSCGVLLAFATATHLRNRDWMDEMRLWRVAERVSGPDDAFVQQQLGGLYMNVHRYEDALVHLQNSVRTRSRLTGAKGYNNLALCLTKLGRHDEAITLFEDMVKQQPGYHRGHLNLAMTLARAGRFDAALLRLQKLEALAPGDTVIPELRALFERSRDTLAKLPAHPPGATPSAAVAETRARTFQELGAPHEAAANWEQVLGAPDATAEQRLQAVGFLVFEGNPGRARNALEGLSRAQPGDERLLLLEEALASRVALDASP